From Variimorphobacter saccharofermentans, one genomic window encodes:
- a CDS encoding VOC family protein, protein MTLMPFNGFHMFYGEPSSQTVAFMRVDNIEKLHSFIKKNGWDKISEIETQHWGGKECSVTTIDGGVMRFFQLD, encoded by the coding sequence ATGACACTTATGCCCTTTAATGGTTTTCACATGTTTTACGGGGAACCATCCAGCCAGACAGTGGCTTTTATGAGGGTTGATAATATCGAAAAGCTACATTCATTTATTAAGAAAAACGGTTGGGATAAAATAAGCGAAATAGAAACGCAGCACTGGGGTGGTAAAGAGTGTAGTGTTACAACAATCGATGGTGGTGTAATGAGGTTTTTCCAGTTGGATTAA